GGTGTGATCCAGAAATGTGTGCGTGCTGCTGCAGTCTGGGTGTGATCCAGATGTGTGTGTTGCTGCAGTCTGGCTGTGATCCAGATGTGTGCGTGCTGCTGCAGTCTGGGTGTGATCCAGATGTGTGTGTTGCTGCAGTCTGGGTGTGATCCAGATGTGTGTGTTGCTGCAGTCTGGCTGTGATCCAGATGTGTGTGTTGCTGCAGTCTGGCTGTGATCCAGATGTGTGCGTGCTGCTGCAGTCTGGGTGTGATCCAGATGTGTGTGTTGCTGCAGTGTGGCTGTGATCCAGATGTGTGTGTTGCTGCAGACTGGCTGTGATCCAGATGTGTGTGTTGCTGCAGTCTGGCTGTGATCCAGATGTGTGCGTGCTGCTGCAGTCTGGGTGTGATCCAGATGTGTGTGTTGCTGCAGTGTGGCTGTGATCCAGATGTGTGTGTTGCTGCAGACTGGCTGTGATCCAGATGTGTGTGTTGCTGCTGCAGTCTGGGTGTGATCCAGATGTGTGTTGCTTCTGCAGTCTGGCTGTGATCCAGATGTGTGTGTTGCTGCAGTCTGGCTGTGATCCAGATGTGTGTGTTGCTGCAGTCTGGGTGTGATCCAGATGTGTGTGTTGCTGCAGTCTGGCTGTGATTCAGATGAGTGTGTTGCTGCAGTCTGGCTGTGATCCAGATGTGTGTGTGCTGCTGCAGTCTGGGTGTGATCCAGATATGTGTGTGCTGCTGCAgtctgggtgtgatccaggtgTGTGTTGCTACAGTCTGGGTGTGATCCAGATGTGTGTGTTGCTACAGTCTGGGTGTGATCCAGATGTGTGTGTTGCTACAGTCTGGCTGTGATCCAGATGTGTGTGTTGCTACAGTCTGGCTGTGATCCAGATGTGTGTGTTGCTACAGTCTGGCTGTGAtccagatgtgtgtgtgtctctgttgtcAATAAAGTTTGTTGTTGAGAGGCGGCGCGTGCGCACTGCGGCGGGATGCTGGGCTCGCTGCTGTTCCTCATTCTGGCGCCTCTCGCTCAGCTGTTCCGCCGTCTCACAGGTCAGGGCCGCGGGGGTGAGGCCGCCGGGGGCAGCGGGGCCGCGGGGGAGGGAAGTGGGTCGCGCCGCTCGCTCCGGGGCGTGAACCCCGCACCGCGCGGGAGGGGTTAGGCTTTGGGGAGCTGACTAGGCCCCGGGGTGTGCGGGTCCCGTTACCCTGGCAACCGGGCCAGGCCGTTACCCCGGGCGACGCCAGGGACTGAGGGGGTCACCCcgcaactccccctccctctcccactgtccagaccccccagcccctcacctcaGCCAGGGGTAGACTGGTGTCTGTGACCCCTGGGGGAAGCCTCCAGCCTCTCTCATGGCCTCTGTTTGTAAGTggaccatgccccccccccctcccccccaggctcatccatgaacccagtGCCTCACACCCTGGATCCAGTGCCATTCTTTGCCCTGAGCGGTAAAGCCTGAGCCAAGCACCCACCCCTCTCATCGGTCCGTTTGGTGAGAGTTGGCTGACGTGCCAAGGGGACGGGGAATCAACAGGAGAGCCACTGCCCAGGTATCTACCCCCGGCTCAGTTGGGCCAGTGCCCCAGAGTCAGAAGGTtgcgggtttgagtcccactctgGAGGGCCTGtgtggcactgagggagcaccaaaCTGCCGAAAGTTGAGTCTTTTGGATAAACCAAATTCCCGTTTGCTGTACCAGTTGACCAGGTGTAGAACCTGATTACTTGAAGAAGGGACAGGGAAACTCTTCCAAGTGCCCTGGCCATCATTCATCCTGTAACCAATGGACACCTATTTGATTTCTGTTTATGGGGACTTTGTGTCAATGGGTTGTTGCATTTCTAACATCGCAACAGTGACTACTTCACTTGGATTTTATGATCCCCCAAAATCTGGGAAAGTGTTATAGAAATGCCAGACTTTCTTTTATCCTCATATAGGGTATGGTAGCAAAGTGGTTATGTTACTAGACTAATCATCTAGAGGCCTTGGCCAATGATCTGGTAATTTCAGTCTAAGTTCTTCCATGGCAATTTGGAAATTTAAATTTAGTTAAGAAAATTGTTtataaatctgcaattaaaagatCATATCAATAATGATTATCATGTAATTACTGGATTGttatgaaaacccatctggttcattcatgtttTTACCttgtctgacctatatgtgactccagacccacagcaacatggttgactcttaactgttctctgaaatgcCTGGAAAGTTCCTCGGCTGTATTTTAACATGATGGCTCACCTTTCAACtttgggatagacaataaatagtGTCCTTGAGCAATGGAGAAGGTTGCCTGGAGATGATGAACACATAATCTAAATTgatacaaaaagagaaaatgctggaaaatctcaggaggtttgacagcatctgtaaggagagaaaagagctgacctttcgagttactctccttccagatgctgccagacctgctgagatctttcagcattttctcttttagtttcagattccagcatccgcagtaatttgcttttaatctaaATTGATCCTCTGGTGTGGAGGGAATGCAGCATTGTTGAAAATGCTGTCTTACAGGTGAAACGTTTAACTGAGACCTCATTTGTTTGTTCAGATGGATGTCAGAAATTCTCTGCCACTTTTTGGAACAAATGGGACAAATTGAAATAGTTGACATCGAGATGTGAATGTTGAAAGTGTACAGATTGTAATAGGAAaggaagtactgagggagttgagGGTTCCATGGCACTAATGTTATGGGGTTCAATTACTTGGAGTAAAGAGGCAGTGCAATGAATCTTGAAAAAAGTACACAACAAATAACTAATGGAGAAGGGAGATTGATTCTGTGTGTAATTAACTGGAAGAACTCAATGATTGTTGTGGTTAGAAGGGTACTGTTTTGAAATAGGAGCTGAATTTTTCCTGGCGATTGGAATTCTCCATGTGATTTCTTTTTGTTTTGAGTGTTCATATAAATGAAGCAAATGATTTCTATCGTCCTTTTGTCCTGTCAGGTCCTTACATTGAAGATGACTCTGCAGGGGAATGTTCAACAACAGCGTTACAGGAAAGCGACGGGCCAGATGATGGAGATTCCGCTCCACGGCTGCCACTTAGCAAAGACCAGACTGCTCTGCTCCAGGATTGGCTACGAGGAGGGCCGAGTGAACCTTCGGGAGGGGAATCAGTAGGGGAGAACAAAGTGAGTGCGGACATAGAGAAAAAAACGCAGGATCAACCGTCTGAGACCTGGGAGGTGGATGAGGCCACCATGGCGTGGCAGCAATCGAGGAATGTGCCAACATTGACCCAACAGTCGGAAGCGTGGCAGGCTGCCAGTGTTCAGGCTATCGATCAGGACCAGAGTATTGTGGGATGGCAATTGACTTCCACATCGGAGACTGACACAGACTGGCCAGCCTTGCCCAGCCGGGGCGTGAAGGAGGGCGCTATGGGTTGGATGTCAGCACCTTCACAGAATATGAGTGGGATTGAGCTCACGACAGGCTGGCAATTTCCACCTGGGCAGCGTGGTTCCCAGGATGGTGGTATATTGGGTTGGCAGTCAATGCCAGCACAGAGCATGAGTGAACCAATCGGCAGCACAGGATGGCAGTTTCCCCCTCTAATGGGTGTGAATGATGCAGCAGCAAATGCCCTGTGGCAGTTTCAGAATGAAGGCAATCTTATAATGGGCACAGACCCATATCAAGGTGAGGAAGGTGAACAATTAAACGACTAGAGACAGCTTTTATTTCATCACCAATAAAAGTAGCCATATGAATGAGTGTGATGAGAGAGGGCTGGTGTTTGGTGGTTTTGACACTGTAGTCAGTTCGATGGTGTGGGTTCAGATCCCATCACACCACCAGTGCTACATTTCTGTCATTTACACCAGGTACTCTTCTTGGATCTGGCATATTCTGCCACTCCTGTAAGTAGATTTGTGTCGTCAGTGATTTGGTGTGCCCCTTTTCCTGCCTATAGCTAGGTGAATACGGCAAAACCCAGGGATTGAACAGAGTTTTACTGGAATGTAGCACATGTCATAACATTCTCTTCATCCTtgggaggcagtttcaaaatacaTATTCATCCTGATCAAAGCTCAGTTTATAAATCACCAGGTTATTTAATGCAAAATAAGTAAATGACTAATATTTGAACAGAAGTGTGTATATGCTTCGCAATGCTTATAAAAACAAGAAAAATGCACACTGCTCTGAGCTCCCTCTCAAACTAGATTCTTGAAAAATGCTGCTTACTTGTTACAAGACAACGAGCTCAAAACTTTCTCAGGCTCTTTACTGACAGGAGATTCTGATCTAAGTGTGAGGTAACTCAATAGAAATCTGTATTTGGAATCCTGACCACAGTGTTGTCCATTAAAATGGTTTGCAGGATATGGTGCCTGACTCGGACTTGCCTCGTGCCTGACACAGCTGTTAAAGTATCAATAATTCTGACTGGCTGGTTCTTTGACCTGATGCCAGGTAGCGGAAACCAACTTGTTTCAACACCCTATGAAAGTGTATCTGAATAAAAGATCTTAATGCTCCGGGCTCCCTCTCCTGCCTGTTCAAATGATGCAATAGAAAGACATACATCATCCTAGCACTTAATTTGATCAGTAATAATCCACTTGGCAACAGATTGAGATCGATAACTTCTACTAATCTCTTTGTTTGGCAGAAAGCGAGACTCGAGCCAATGCAGTAACAACAGTCTGTATTTCTGTAACGTGCAGAGATAGCTGACAGAAACCATAATTAACTATTTTCAATATCTAAAAGAATCAAAATAATAATCTGAGAGCCAAAAATATCTTATTGTCCCAGTAGTGACAGATCAGACGTCTAGATGAAGCCATGTTTTTCAGTGAAGTGCACTGGTTGATTTGAAATTGACATTATCGATTATATTTACTTAGTAATCACAGGCCCAGCTATTAAGCTGGGGACTTTGACCTTGAAATAGAGTTGAGCCAAACAGTACATTTCAAGCCATGTAACACCGAGTGACCTGCTGTGGTTCAGGCCTGTCACTGGGCATGGCAGGAACGTGAAGTGATGTCTGACGATTGTGTTTTAATACTGTCAGTGTTTATTTCCCCATGTGTGGTGATCTGGTTAGGACAAACAACATTGAAATTGTTCATCTTTCAGTGATTTTAGTGAAAGCATTTGGCTGCTTCACACATTTTAAAGGCATTCTAGATTCATTTGAGATTATTTGGGTTATAGTTGCTGTAAACACAATGTTAAAAATAGTGCAACTACCTGGCAGTATTGGCAGCTGACTGCTTAACACACAATACATCCATCTATTGTTATTCGGTTCTTaatccctttaacgtgttgtgtTTAGAAAGGAATagatggagttttgaagaataaaTCTCTTAAGATGTTTTTCACTTTTGCCCTTTCTCAGATCCCTTCTCTTTCCATGTTTCATTTCTCGCCAAGAAGACTAGTAGATGGGCACATGTTTCCAGATTTCTGCCATCTTAGTATACATCTGACTGGAATGAATTCCTTATGAGTGTCATTGAGTAAGGGAGGCTCAGATTCACAAACTTTGTGAAGCTAACATGGGGAATTGTGGCTCTGAGTCTACAATCCCAGCCACAGATATTGTGTGTTGTTGTCTGTCACAGCACTCCAGCAAGTCATCAATGCAATTAGTCGCAACCAAAAAACTGCCCACAAACAGCAGCTCGCCCTCTAAGCATCCCTTATTCCATCACTGATTCTCTTCAAGTCACTGGTTCACTTATTTTCTAGGTCTGCTAGCCAGAGTGTGGGAGGACTTACCAAGACCCCAGGTGGATGGTGCTGATGATAGCAAGCTATTTGAATTCACCATCATGTCGTACAATATCCTGTCGCAGGACCTTTTGGAGACAAATGCTGATCTGTACGCTCACTGCCAGCCAGAGTTCCTAAAGTGGGAATTCCGATTCCAGAATATTCTGCAGGAGTTTGAGACCTGGGACCCTGATGTGAGTACAGTACCAATGAACCAGTGTTCAGTTACCACCTTGATGGTCAGTCAGGGGATCCTATTACTGCTTGGTATCCGCTGACCACTGCAGGGGTGGACTTTAGATACTGACGAGGGGAGGTTTTCACTGTGACGTACAGTAACATTGTATTTATGCTACTGGGCGAGTAATCCAGTGACCTAGACAAAATATCTGctgacacaagttcaaatcccaccatggcagtcggGGAATTTAAATTAAGCTcattctggaatttagaaaaaagcTAGTACCTGTCATGGTGACTCTAAAAccactggattgttgtaaaaccccactagtgttctttagagaaggaaatgtgcTGTCCTTAGTCCCTCTGGCCTCTGTACGACTCCAGACCTACTGTAATCTGGTTGACCTTTAATTGTCCTCCAAGATGGTCTCACAAACCACTCAGTTATATGCAAGAAGGTAGCTCGTTACCTTTACAAGGGCAATTGAGGATGAGCAGTAAGTgatggtcttgccagcaatgccaacaACCTGTAATAAATGAAGTTCTTCATTGTTGAATAGTTAATCCCGTTGTTGCTTGGTGCATAGTCTCTTACATAATGACTAAGCTCTGAGATGGTGGATCACCATAGACCCACATCCAATGATCTCTGCAATCCACTATTGGATGCTTCATATGTTTtagcatagaaacatggaaactggaataggagtaggccatttggcccttcaagcctgctccactattcgttatgatcatggctgatcttataattcaataacctgttcctgctatccccccaatatcctttgatccctttagccccaagagctgaatCTAACTCCTTTATGACATACAATGTTTGACCTCAACTGGTGTAGGAAATGGAGGGCCTGTACTGCAGTTGATTCTGCAGTCGACTTGCACTCCTGAGCTGCAATACTTGATACCAGCATTGGGTTACATTCCTGACTCTCTATCTCTGGCTTAGACATGACTGTCAGAACTATCTGGAGGTCTTCTTGTTTCAGTACTGTGGCTACATCCAGCTAAATGTAAATACATATTTTCAAACTGCAAACGAGGCAGTAAGAGTACGTGACAGCCTGGCATCTTGTGGATCCCCTTTCAGATTCTGTGCCTACAGGAAGTTCAAGAGAACCATTACCACCAGCAGTTTCGACCAGCTCTCCAACAACAGGGTGAGTAAGTCCGAAAGGACAAACCTGTAATCTATCAGCATTGACTGATTTATTTTTCCCTTTGGTGTTTTCCTAGCTCTCTCTATTGGGATAAGATTCCTAGGATGCTGGCAAGTTGCCCAAGTCACTATTTGTTTTCCATATGTGAGATTGAGCAATGAGTGTtgagagataaaaacagaaagtgctggagactcaacaggtctggcagcatctgtagagcaaGAGTTCCTGCCAACCAATTGTGGTTGTGAGTGTTGAAAGGCTGTTTGGCATTCTGGGCAGGGGTCATCCTGCCCAACAACCACACATGTGCATCTTCAGCGGGGATCATTGGATTGGGAGTAAGACTGGAAACATCACCCATGCTTTAGGCGCCAGGTCAATTGTAGCACTCCAAACTGCCTGATGTTAAAAATCACAACACACTATTTAAAGGAGAGCAAGGTTTTCACTTGGTATCCGTGTCAGCATTCTTTCCTCAACCAACCTTAATGTTCTCAAAACTGAGACTGATGGCTTTTTATTAGGTGAAGATATTATGGGCTAGGGAGCTAAGGTGGGTAGAAGCAATTAAGCTGTAGATAATTGAGTGGCATAATGAACTTAAAaggacctcctcctgtttctaaatTTAGCTTACCTGGTCACTTATTTCATTACTGTTGATGGAATATTTCTGGTGAACTTTGATTCACCTCCATTACAACAGAAGCACTTTGAGACCTGTTAGTAAGATAGGGTGCAATATAAGTATTTATTTATCATAACTTGTAACCTTCTGGACTGagtcccacattaactctgtGTTGGAAATAACCACTGAGCAAGCAAGGGTGAAGGGAAGGATAATTATAAACTGGAAATAAGAGCTCACTTCAGGATTGCTAGTTGTGCAGTCAGCTTGCATGAGACATTTAGTTTCAGGAGAATTATTTTGGAACTCCCTTCTCCGAAATGTTTTTTCTAGTATATGGTACCAAATATCAAATTCATTCAATAAAAAGTGAATGCAAATTTAAAAGTTGCTGGGTTCATAAGTCAGAGTTAATTCCACAATGCTGTAGACAGCTGTTTCTTGTGACTTCCTGTAAATAGAAGAATacagtgttttttaaaaagtttatttattagtgttacaggtaggcttgcattaacactgcaatgaagttactgtgaaaattcccccagtGAATGGGTGACCCCAGTGCTAATCTAGTTGCCTTCTCTGCAGGTTACGAATGCGTTTATAAACGCCGTACCGGTATCAAGACGGACGGGTGCGCTGTGTGCTACAAAAGGGGGAAGTTCTCTCTGGTCTCCGAGCACCCCGTCGAGTATTTTCGACCTATTGTGGAAACCTTGAACAGGGACAATGTGGCACTGCTGGTTCTGCTCCGAGCCCTGACCCCAGACTGTGCCCAAGAAAGCTCAAAGTTTCCTGACATCTGCGTGGCAAACACTCACCTCATATTCAATCCCAGGCGGGGGGATATTAAACTCACCCAACTGGCTGTGTTATTTGCTGAAATTGAGCAGGTAGTACACGCAGCATGCACAGATGGTAACCACTGTCCAATCATTCTCTGCGGAGATCTGAACTCTGTCCCGGAGTCCCCTTTGTATAAGCTCATCCGAAATGGAGAGCTTTACTATTATGGAATGCCAACATGGAAGGTAAATAGTCGACACCTGCATCACTTCTGACCCATTTCCCaaattagatttttttaaaaacctgccgTCTGTCTCCAAGGAAATGCCAGTAACCCATGTTGCACTGTTGTACTTATATTCTGGCAGGTGTCAAGTCAGGAGGATTGTTCTCTCCAAATATGTCCAAGGAAACTCTATGGTCCCTTGTGGCCGAGCAGACTCAGGATAACAGACAGCTGTCAGTATGTGGATATGTGTGAAAAGAAGAGAACGGGTTAGCGGCTTGTTTCCTTTATCCAATCTGCTCTTTACTTACCTTCTTCGTGTGCTCTGACCTTGTACCCGATCTCTGGTTCGTGCTCTGGCTCTCGGAAACACTCAACTCTCTTTTACTCCCTCCTGCTGCTTCCTTTTGTGTTTTCTGCTGCTCACAACCATCATGCTTGCAGTGTCATTATCTGGAGTATTTTGTTCAGCTCTGAATACTGCACCTGAGGAAGGATATGCTAACCTTGGAGAGAGAGTGGACCAAGAACTGGCCAGAATAGTACCAGGAATTAAAGGGATAAATTAGTAGGCCGTGCTGTGTAAAGTTGGTTTGCattcccttgagtttagaaggttgagtggtgatctaattgaggtgcttAAAATGCAAAAGGGATTTGATACGTTAGATGCAGAGAAAGTATTTCCTCTAATGAAGAGCCCTTAACAAGAACACATTATGTTCAGATCATGTCAGACTATTTGGGATTGAATACTTTTTTATGCAGGGTCTATTGTTAACCTGGAATTCCCTGTCCTTGAGAAAGCTGTGGAGCAACTAGAAATTTGAAGATTTTTGTTGAGTAAGGGTATCAAGAGTTCTGGGCAAAGTAGGATAAGTCAAGTTGAGATATGGGTCAGTCATGGCCCCTTGTGGCTGAGCGGACTCAGGATAGCAGCTGTCAGTACGTGGATATGGGTGAAGAGAACGGGTTAGCTGCTCATTTCCTTTATCCAATCTGCTCCTTGCTTACCTTCAATGGCAGAACGGGCTCAAGGTGCTGGATGGCTCACTCCTGTTCCGATGTCTGTGTGATCTACTTGCTTGGGGACAGGACAGAGTTCGAGAGGCCTCGCTCATGGTGCTGAATActtaagtggggggggggggggggggggatattgagTTGATGCAAGTCACATTTTGCAATGCTGAAATTTGGGGGTCGGAGGAAGGTGATAATACTGGTATCTACAATTTTCCTTTAAATAGTACAGTAATTCAGTTTAGGTCCCACACTGAATTTCACAACATCGCACTGGGGGCAAAGCTTTGTCTCAAGCTCACTCACATAAAATGGACATATAAGTTTGAAACAGACAAGCCTACTTAAGAGTCTTTCTAAAAATAAGGATTTTTCTGTTGGTGTGTAACATGTACTTGTATGATTGAGAATGTTCTTTACTTCTGCATTGAATATCTAATAAACTTGTTACTTTTTTAGCATATTGTAAAAGTCTTCACCTTACAAAGGCACTGTTTTCAGACCGATTCCCAATTATTGCTGCAGTTTAGTTGACAATGTACAAGGTTGGGAGGAACGGAATTATGAATTCATTTTGCTGTGTGAAATTGTGATTTGTGCAAATTGCTTTTGGCATTCCTGTTTTGTTATGTGGTTTTATTCAGGTTTTCATTGCATTATTTTGATTGGATCTGCTCCATGATCTTCTGCTTGCTCCATAGTGGGCTGCTAGAAACCCATATAACAGCAGTTTGTACTCTGCCTGAAGAACTCTTCAGACCTGATTTTTTTGCAGAGCCTCTGCTCTACATCTGTTCAGTCAAAATTGTGAATCAGTGTTCGTCTGCTTCATGTCATTCTGTGTTGCAACACTCTATAGCTTCCTGCCCAGTTTCACTATTCCAGTGATGTTTGCAGTGCCTGATGCctgttttgtttgtttgtttaggAAAACGGAGATATGGCCGTGAGTTTCTCCTCCAGCTAAGATATTCCGCACCAGCTCTTGAGCGTCCGGAGGATCTTGTTTTCATTGAGGGTGTAACTGATGCAAAGCCAGGTACAGCCAGGTTGATGTGCAAATCCTATCTACCAACTCTCCCCTTATAGTGAGACTCTGACCCTGACATTAACatggaggagggagtggagcagagttgTGGGTAGCGGCAATGAAGGTGCATattttgggggtggggcagaAATATTTGATTATCATATAACTTCTGAGTTTCACATCTCCAACTCATTGATTGGGCATGTTTGGATCAGGCAACATAATTTTTACACTTTAGAACTTACCCCTTCTTTCTAACGCCCACCGACCCATGACCCTTTCCCATCTGTTGCGAGATGactgggggagggtggagattgCTACCAATGAGGCCACAACTTCTCAGTCTGCCTGTGTTATTTCTTTTTGGTTTTACTGATGATCTTGAATTGTGTTCCATCTCCATTCAGAGCCTCCAGGGGATGGTTCAGAAGGCTATGTCAGTGTGTCCGAGCCAGAGGATGAGCTCTTCTGTAATAGGTATGTCTTGTGTTGTCAAACAGAAAGTAGATTAGTATTTGTAAACTATTCGCTTTTAAACAGAGACTGGAAGGAGAGCTTCGGGATGGTTTATAGTGCTGGAATATAGGAATTCCTGACCCCAGTGTTTCTTGGAGCATGTTTCTTGGGAAATCTTGGACATTCCCATCTAAGTCCACCACAGTCTTTGAACATCTCTTTTGCATTTTCCCATAAGGTTCTCAGtctttccacataactgaagtccctcatgacTGGTAGCATCCTGATAAATGTATGTACCCTTTCCAAGGCTTGAACATGTATCCTTTTGTGGATAATTTTGAATTAAGTTATAAAATTTACGCTCCAGTAGATGGGGAAAAGTTTTCCAGCTTGTATTGTAACTGGTCAGTTGGTGGTCTTTGTAGATTGCTGCAGTTTCTAGAGGAGAATTAGCAGAGGGGAGTTGTGTTGCCAGATACACCTGCACTCTGCCCTTTTTAGAATTTTTAAAACAAAGAATAAGCTGTGCAGAAGTGACCATGTTCTGGGTCAGAATAGTGGGGTGCAAGTTTGTGACCACAAATTTCCAGATGTTGTGGAGCTTGTGACCTTAAACGTCCAGATGTTGAGAAAATTAAGAGAATCCTTCCAGTTTAGCCACAAATCAATCCTAGCTTCCAGTGGCATTGGTGAGCCTGGGTATAGGTGATTTATTATCTCCGGTAGGGTTAATGTGAAATGGAGATAAATACCATTTTTGAAAGTAGTTTTTGTCTTAATTGTTGATGAGGAATAATGCTGCAAAGGTTATGGTGATCCTGAACCGGCAAACCAGAGGTTTTGAGTTAAGATCCCAACCCAACAAGTTGTGGCAGCAAATTCAATAAATCAGATAACTTGTAGCTTGGCAGCAGAATAAATGGCTTTAAAAGCTGCTGGATTATTGTAAAATTTCACCTTGGCTCATAAATGTTCTTCACAACCAACGGTGGAATTTAAACACTCAACCCCCAACTGGGCTTCCCATCCACTACCTGAAACTAACAACATGACGGACATGCTCTACTCTGCCTTTTTCACTCCACACAGGTCTCCAACCACTCTCCGGCACAACCTCAACCTAACCTCGGTCTACAGTCATTATCTGCCTGACACAGGACGGCCGGAGGTCACAACCTGTTCATCTGGCTTCGGCCTGACTGTGGATTACATCTTCTACTCAGCACAGCCAATCTCTGATAAGGGTGGAAAAGGTTTGTTACCTGTCATGTGGCGGGGATTGGGATGTTGGCAGATGGTGGGGGTGTTGCGTTGTAGC
This Mustelus asterias chromosome 18, sMusAst1.hap1.1, whole genome shotgun sequence DNA region includes the following protein-coding sequences:
- the angel1 gene encoding protein angel homolog 1 isoform X1; the protein is MLGSLLFLILAPLAQLFRRLTGPYIEDDSAGECSTTALQESDGPDDGDSAPRLPLSKDQTALLQDWLRGGPSEPSGGESVGENKVSADIEKKTQDQPSETWEVDEATMAWQQSRNVPTLTQQSEAWQAASVQAIDQDQSIVGWQLTSTSETDTDWPALPSRGVKEGAMGWMSAPSQNMSGIELTTGWQFPPGQRGSQDGGILGWQSMPAQSMSEPIGSTGWQFPPLMGVNDAAANALWQFQNEGNLIMGTDPYQGLLARVWEDLPRPQVDGADDSKLFEFTIMSYNILSQDLLETNADLYAHCQPEFLKWEFRFQNILQEFETWDPDILCLQEVQENHYHQQFRPALQQQGYECVYKRRTGIKTDGCAVCYKRGKFSLVSEHPVEYFRPIVETLNRDNVALLVLLRALTPDCAQESSKFPDICVANTHLIFNPRRGDIKLTQLAVLFAEIEQVVHAACTDGNHCPIILCGDLNSVPESPLYKLIRNGELYYYGMPTWKVSSQEDCSLQICPRKLYGPLWPSRLRITDSCQYVDMCEKKRTGKRRYGREFLLQLRYSAPALERPEDLVFIEGVTDAKPEPPGDGSEGYVSVSEPEDELFCNRSPTTLRHNLNLTSVYSHYLPDTGRPEVTTCSSGFGLTVDYIFYSAQPISDKGGKGRRRYKDGALKLLGRLSLLSEHDIWLANGLPNGICSSDHLSLLAKFGLKPCD
- the angel1 gene encoding protein angel homolog 1 isoform X2 translates to MAWQQSRNVPTLTQQSEAWQAASVQAIDQDQSIVGWQLTSTSETDTDWPALPSRGVKEGAMGWMSAPSQNMSGIELTTGWQFPPGQRGSQDGGILGWQSMPAQSMSEPIGSTGWQFPPLMGVNDAAANALWQFQNEGNLIMGTDPYQGLLARVWEDLPRPQVDGADDSKLFEFTIMSYNILSQDLLETNADLYAHCQPEFLKWEFRFQNILQEFETWDPDILCLQEVQENHYHQQFRPALQQQGYECVYKRRTGIKTDGCAVCYKRGKFSLVSEHPVEYFRPIVETLNRDNVALLVLLRALTPDCAQESSKFPDICVANTHLIFNPRRGDIKLTQLAVLFAEIEQVVHAACTDGNHCPIILCGDLNSVPESPLYKLIRNGELYYYGMPTWKVSSQEDCSLQICPRKLYGPLWPSRLRITDSCQYVDMCEKKRTGKRRYGREFLLQLRYSAPALERPEDLVFIEGVTDAKPEPPGDGSEGYVSVSEPEDELFCNRSPTTLRHNLNLTSVYSHYLPDTGRPEVTTCSSGFGLTVDYIFYSAQPISDKGGKGRRRYKDGALKLLGRLSLLSEHDIWLANGLPNGICSSDHLSLLAKFGLKPCD